One Balaenoptera ricei isolate mBalRic1 chromosome 16, mBalRic1.hap2, whole genome shotgun sequence genomic window carries:
- the FGFBP3 gene encoding fibroblast growth factor-binding protein 3: protein MSPLRLRASLSLLLLLLLGGCLLEGAGRNQGAAGSAVESAPGPAGGSSGRFVSPERHACSWQLLPPAPGPAAGSELALRCQGPDGARHQCAYRGEPGRCPVYAARRSHFWKQVLGGLRRKRRPCHDPAPLKARLCAGKKGQGAELRLVPHASPFVSPTGAGFPRDTKLRARSRGQPRDAARGPAAGAPPPPNAPPEGKPSEKKTKGGKRKAAWDPDEERPLGTRPDPDELDENAKLTETYCAEKWHSLCNFFVNFWNG from the coding sequence ATGAGTCCTCTGAGGCTGCGAGCGTCTCTCtcgttgctgctgctgctgctgctgggtggCTGCCTCCTCGAGGGCGCCGGGAGAAACCAGGGGGCGGCCGGCAGCGCGGTCGAGTCGGCCCCGGGCCCCGCGGGCGGCTCCTCCGGTCGCTTCGTCAGTCCCGAGCGGCACGCGTGCAGCTGGCAGCTCCTGCCGCCCGCCCCAGGGCCCGCGGCGGGCAGCGAGCTGGCGCTGCGTTGCCAGGGCCCGGACGGGGCGCGCCACCAGTGTGCCTACCGCGGGGAGCCAGGGCGCTGCCCGGTCTATGCCGCCCGCCGCTCGCACTTCTGGAAGCAGGTGCTAGGTGGGCTGCGCAGGAAGCGGCGGCCCTGCCACGACCCCGCGCCGCTCAAGGCCCGCCTGTGCGCGGGCAAGAAGGGCCAGGGCGCGGAGCTGCGCCTGGTGCCCCATGCGTCCCCATTCGTCAGCCCTACCGGGGCGGGCTTTCCCCGGGATACCAAGCTCCGGGCCAGGAGCCGGGGGCAGCCCCGGGACGCCGCGCGCGGCCCCGCCGCAGGGGCCCCGCCTCCCCCGAACGCGCCGCCCGAAGGGAAGCCCTCTGAGAAGAAGAccaaaggaggcaagagaaagGCTGCCTGGGACCCAGACGAGGAGCGACCTCTGGGGACCCGGCCCGATCCCGACGAGCTGGACGAGAACGCGAAGCTCACGGAGACCTACTGTGCTGAGAAGTGGCATTCCCTCTGCAACTTCTTTGTCAATTTCTGGAATGGCTGA